One stretch of Segatella copri DNA includes these proteins:
- a CDS encoding 1-acyl-sn-glycerol-3-phosphate acyltransferase, with protein sequence MNIPQEFDTIRPWEPEDLPEVFDRLLSNDQFKQVLAYLYPQVPFEMIAQKLKACKTNLDFQLAFAYDFVHGILKKAATGCEMDCTSLDNTRNYTFISNHRDIVLDSAILDVLLIDNGFKTTCEIAIGDNLLSLPWVKDLVRVNKAFIVERALSMRQMLMSSKRLSDYMHFAIKEKNENIWIAQREGRAKDSNDRTQKSILQMMSMGGEGSIIDRLKQLHLVPLSISYEYDPCDFLKAKEFQQKRDNADWKKGPMDDLVSMQTGIFGYKGHVHYHAAPCLDDYLDSLDPDMPKQDIYNKVAAYMDEQIFKNYRLYPGNYVALDLLENSTAHQAEYTAEDKAKFEKYMAGQLAKIDLPNKDEAYLRERILEMYANPVRNYLAAQ encoded by the coding sequence ATGAATATCCCTCAAGAATTTGATACCATCCGTCCTTGGGAGCCTGAAGATCTCCCAGAGGTATTCGACCGTTTGCTTTCAAACGATCAGTTTAAACAAGTGCTTGCCTATCTCTATCCACAAGTACCTTTCGAGATGATTGCCCAGAAGTTGAAGGCATGTAAGACCAATCTGGATTTCCAGTTGGCTTTTGCTTACGATTTTGTTCATGGCATTCTGAAGAAGGCTGCAACAGGCTGCGAGATGGATTGCACATCGCTCGATAATACCCGTAATTATACTTTCATCAGTAATCACCGTGATATCGTGCTCGATTCAGCCATCCTCGATGTCCTTCTTATCGATAACGGTTTTAAGACCACTTGCGAGATAGCCATCGGTGATAATCTCCTTTCTCTTCCTTGGGTCAAGGACCTGGTACGTGTCAACAAGGCGTTTATCGTAGAGCGTGCCCTGAGCATGCGACAGATGCTGATGTCGAGCAAGCGCCTCTCTGACTATATGCATTTCGCCATCAAGGAGAAGAACGAGAATATCTGGATAGCCCAGCGCGAGGGTAGGGCCAAGGACAGTAATGACCGTACTCAGAAGAGTATTCTGCAGATGATGTCGATGGGAGGCGAGGGTAGCATTATCGACCGCCTGAAACAACTTCATCTCGTACCGCTCTCTATCAGTTACGAATATGATCCATGCGATTTTCTGAAGGCAAAGGAGTTCCAGCAGAAGCGCGATAATGCCGATTGGAAGAAGGGACCAATGGATGATCTGGTAAGCATGCAGACCGGTATCTTCGGTTATAAGGGTCATGTTCATTACCATGCAGCCCCATGTCTTGATGATTATCTGGACAGTCTTGATCCTGATATGCCTAAGCAGGATATATATAATAAGGTAGCCGCCTACATGGATGAGCAGATATTCAAGAACTACCGCCTCTATCCGGGCAACTATGTGGCTCTTGATTTGCTTGAAAACTCAACAGCTCATCAGGCAGAATATACTGCCGAAGATAAGGCAAAATTTGAAAAATATATGGCTGGTCAGCTTGCGAAAATTGACCTTCCAAACAAGGATGAAGCTTACTTGAGAGAAAGAATTCTCGAGATGTATGCCAATCCTGTACGTAATTACCTTGCTGCTCAATAG
- a CDS encoding Rid family hydrolase, translated as MDKYIILSPEAKGTFNDRLNFLYLKLGNILDTEKLENRTLQYCKVFLSDSQNQIREFEESLLYQEYLKDTHLTVVEQPPLNGSKISLLIKTTDDKTPILFHSLRLTEEEAKGKDSYEQTRMLFDKYQQLIAGTDMTMERNLVRTWIYVTHIDVNYQGVVEARNDVFDQQGLTAETHYIASTGIGGATSVRHASVAIDFLTVPGIREEDKQYLQALNHLNPTHEYGVAFERGTSLSLPQKKQYFISGTASIDKDGAVVYEGDIIRQTGRLLENIGALLKDGDAMMNDIQYFIIYLRDISDYHTVEQLMNQFYPQIPHIIVEARVCRPGWLIEMECIAEKQEQK; from the coding sequence ATGGACAAATACATAATACTATCACCAGAAGCTAAGGGGACGTTCAACGACCGCTTGAATTTTCTGTATCTGAAACTAGGTAACATTCTCGATACAGAGAAACTGGAAAATCGTACTTTGCAATATTGTAAGGTATTCCTCAGCGACTCCCAGAACCAGATAAGAGAGTTTGAGGAATCACTCCTTTATCAGGAGTATCTTAAGGATACCCATCTTACGGTTGTGGAGCAACCTCCGCTCAACGGGAGCAAGATTTCACTTCTTATCAAGACCACAGACGATAAGACCCCTATCCTGTTCCATAGTCTTCGCCTCACTGAGGAAGAAGCGAAGGGAAAGGATTCATACGAACAGACCCGAATGCTATTCGACAAATACCAGCAACTTATCGCCGGTACAGATATGACGATGGAGCGTAACCTGGTAAGAACATGGATATACGTAACTCATATCGATGTAAACTATCAGGGAGTAGTAGAAGCCCGCAATGATGTTTTCGACCAGCAAGGTCTGACGGCAGAAACCCATTATATAGCCAGTACGGGCATCGGCGGAGCAACATCCGTACGTCATGCATCTGTAGCTATCGACTTTCTGACCGTTCCCGGCATCAGGGAAGAAGACAAGCAATATCTCCAGGCACTCAACCATCTGAATCCTACTCACGAATACGGAGTAGCCTTTGAACGGGGAACCAGCCTTTCCCTACCCCAGAAGAAACAATATTTCATATCAGGAACAGCCAGCATAGATAAAGATGGAGCAGTTGTATACGAAGGCGATATTATAAGACAAACCGGCAGATTGCTCGAGAACATCGGTGCTTTATTGAAGGATGGCGATGCGATGATGAACGATATCCAATACTTTATCATCTACCTGCGCGACATCTCAGACTATCATACCGTAGAGCAACTGATGAATCAGTTTTACCCTCAGATACCACATATCATCGTAGAGGCAAGAGTATGCAGACCAGGCTGGCTGATAGAAATGGAATGCATTGCAGAAAAACAAGAACAGAAATAA
- a CDS encoding acetylornithine carbamoyltransferase, with the protein MKTFFNVEDLGDLKAALAEAQEVKANRFGYQELGKNKTLLMIFFNNSLRTRLSTQKAAMNLGMNVIVLDVNAGAWKLETERGVIMDGDKSEHLLEAIPVMGSFCDLIGVRSFAGLKDRDYDYAETIVNQFVKYSGRPVFAMETATVHPLQAFADLITIEEHKKVARPKVVLTWAPHCRALPQAVPNSFAQWMNAADVDFVVTHPEGYELDPKFVGNAKVEYDQKKALEGADFVYAKNWSCPGVKDPAQYGEILSKDMSWTIDEEHMSWTNDGCFMHCLPVRRGLIVTDDVIESKNSLVIPEAANREISAEVVIKRMLESL; encoded by the coding sequence ATGAAGACATTCTTTAATGTTGAAGACCTTGGCGACCTGAAAGCAGCACTCGCCGAGGCACAGGAAGTGAAAGCAAACCGTTTCGGTTATCAGGAGTTGGGCAAGAACAAGACCTTGCTGATGATATTCTTCAATAACAGTCTCCGTACCCGACTAAGTACACAGAAGGCTGCGATGAACCTGGGCATGAATGTAATCGTACTCGATGTGAATGCCGGTGCATGGAAACTGGAGACAGAGCGTGGCGTTATCATGGATGGCGACAAGAGCGAGCACCTGCTGGAGGCTATCCCTGTGATGGGTAGCTTCTGCGACCTTATCGGTGTGCGCAGCTTTGCCGGTTTGAAAGACCGTGACTACGATTATGCCGAGACCATCGTCAACCAGTTCGTGAAGTACAGCGGCCGTCCAGTCTTCGCTATGGAGACTGCTACCGTTCACCCTCTCCAGGCATTCGCCGACCTCATCACCATCGAGGAGCATAAGAAGGTGGCTCGTCCTAAGGTAGTCCTGACCTGGGCTCCTCATTGCCGTGCCTTGCCTCAGGCTGTGCCAAACTCATTCGCTCAGTGGATGAATGCAGCCGATGTAGATTTCGTGGTTACTCACCCAGAGGGCTATGAACTCGACCCTAAGTTCGTGGGCAACGCCAAGGTGGAGTACGACCAGAAGAAGGCGCTGGAAGGTGCAGACTTCGTTTATGCCAAGAACTGGAGCTGTCCGGGCGTGAAAGACCCAGCACAGTATGGCGAAATCCTGAGCAAGGATATGAGCTGGACCATCGACGAGGAGCACATGAGCTGGACCAACGATGGTTGCTTCATGCACTGTCTGCCAGTTCGCCGTGGCTTGATTGTAACCGATGATGTCATTGAAAGCAAGAACAGCCTGGTGATTCCAGAGGCAGCCAACCGTGAGATTTCAGCCGAGGTTGTCATCAAGCGCATGCTCGAATCACTTTAA
- a CDS encoding glutamate-5-semialdehyde dehydrogenase — translation MELKETFQKVKAASKTLGLLTDEQRNEILQAVADAIIAETPALLQANAEDLAKMDKANPLYDRLQLTEQRLQDIASDMRHVSTLPSPLGRVLKDKTLGNGLHLQRVAVPFGVIGMIYEARPNVTYDVFSLCFKSGNACVLKGGKDANASNSAGVELIHRVLIKYGVNPNVCTLLPATHEATGEMLNAVGYIDLCIPRGGKKLINFVRDSAKVPVIETGAGVVHCYFDKDGDLEMGKRIITNAKCRRVSVCNALDCLLIHESRLSDLPALCEGLTEKQTKIHADAKAYEALKGHYPDTLLYKAEESEAKMKETDTNVKSIWNTEWLSMQMGIKTVASEDEALDHIATYGSGHSESIVSNDETAQKKFQALVDAACVYVNAPTSFTDGAQFGLGAEIGISTQKLGARGPMALEEITTYKWLITGNGQTRA, via the coding sequence ATGGAACTGAAAGAGACTTTCCAAAAAGTGAAGGCAGCTAGCAAAACACTTGGTTTGCTAACTGATGAACAACGTAATGAAATCCTGCAGGCGGTGGCTGACGCCATCATCGCCGAGACTCCTGCGCTCCTCCAGGCAAATGCAGAAGACTTGGCTAAGATGGACAAGGCTAACCCGCTCTACGACCGATTGCAACTCACCGAGCAGCGACTCCAGGATATTGCTTCGGATATGAGACACGTCAGTACACTGCCCTCACCGCTCGGAAGAGTTCTCAAAGACAAGACACTCGGTAACGGATTGCACCTGCAGCGAGTAGCCGTTCCATTCGGAGTCATCGGCATGATTTACGAGGCCCGTCCTAATGTTACCTACGATGTTTTTTCTCTCTGTTTCAAGAGTGGAAATGCATGCGTACTGAAAGGTGGAAAGGATGCAAACGCCTCTAACTCAGCGGGTGTCGAACTTATCCACAGGGTGTTGATAAAGTATGGCGTGAATCCAAACGTATGTACGCTTCTACCAGCTACCCATGAGGCTACAGGCGAAATGCTGAATGCCGTGGGCTATATCGACCTCTGCATTCCTCGAGGTGGAAAGAAGCTTATCAACTTCGTCCGTGATTCTGCCAAAGTTCCGGTTATCGAAACCGGAGCCGGCGTGGTACACTGTTACTTCGATAAAGATGGAGACCTGGAGATGGGTAAGCGCATCATCACCAATGCCAAGTGCCGAAGAGTGAGCGTATGCAATGCGCTCGACTGTCTGCTGATTCACGAAAGCAGATTAAGCGACCTCCCTGCCCTCTGTGAAGGACTCACCGAGAAGCAAACCAAGATTCATGCTGATGCCAAGGCTTACGAAGCCTTAAAGGGACACTATCCAGACACCTTATTATATAAGGCAGAAGAAAGCGAAGCGAAGATGAAGGAAACTGATACTAACGTGAAGAGTATCTGGAACACCGAATGGCTCAGCATGCAGATGGGCATCAAAACCGTAGCTTCAGAAGATGAAGCACTCGACCATATCGCCACTTACGGAAGCGGACACAGCGAGAGCATCGTTTCCAATGATGAAACTGCCCAGAAGAAGTTCCAGGCATTGGTAGATGCAGCCTGCGTTTATGTAAACGCTCCAACCAGTTTCACCGATGGCGCACAGTTCGGATTGGGCGCAGAGATTGGCATCAGTACCCAGAAGCTCGGAGCCCGCGGACCAATGGCACTCGAAGAGATTACCACCTACAAGTGGTTGATTACAGGAAATGGACAAACAAGAGCTTAA
- a CDS encoding AAA family ATPase, protein MLIGRKEELKTLHQALIADESKFVAIYGRRRVGKTFLVREAFNNDFAFYHTGLANETNRIQLAEFNRSLTSYSKQKQSKLKDWYDAFDRLGQLLAQSTIPKKVVFIDEMPWMDSPRSNFLSALEHFWNGWASARKDILLIVCGSATSWIINKVIKNHGGLHNRVSVRIHLKPFCLRECELYSEEMGLRFNRRQVLEGYMIMGGVPFYWSQLKPGMSLAQNINQLFFSEDGNLRHEFDDLYDSLFKQPKPYLSIVDALATKKVGMTRTEILQATKLTDNGKLTEYLENLEYCGFIRKYNCIGMKAKNALFQLMDNYTLFYYKFIKDSYINDAQYWTKITGKPEYNTWCGLAFERVCLQHVEQIKTKLGIQGVITTVYSWSVAGSKDKPGAQIDLLIDRSDDVINLCEIKYSKAPFQITNTIDASLQNKRERFIQETGTEKAVHLTMITTMGLSDNPYAWDVQSVVTMDDLFVL, encoded by the coding sequence ATGTTAATAGGTAGAAAAGAAGAACTGAAGACACTTCATCAAGCATTGATTGCAGATGAGTCGAAGTTTGTTGCCATATATGGGCGCAGACGAGTGGGAAAGACTTTCCTGGTAAGGGAGGCCTTCAACAATGACTTTGCCTTTTATCATACAGGATTGGCAAATGAGACCAATCGCATACAATTGGCAGAGTTCAACCGTTCACTCACATCATATAGCAAACAGAAACAGTCGAAGTTAAAAGATTGGTATGATGCTTTTGACAGGTTGGGGCAACTGTTGGCACAATCTACTATCCCCAAGAAAGTAGTGTTCATCGACGAGATGCCATGGATGGATTCTCCACGCTCCAATTTTCTTTCGGCTTTGGAACATTTCTGGAATGGATGGGCTTCCGCCCGCAAGGATATTCTCCTCATCGTTTGCGGCAGTGCTACCTCATGGATTATCAATAAGGTGATTAAAAATCATGGTGGATTGCACAACCGAGTGTCTGTCCGTATTCATCTGAAACCGTTTTGCTTAAGGGAATGCGAACTCTATTCCGAAGAAATGGGACTGCGCTTTAATCGCCGACAGGTTTTGGAAGGCTATATGATCATGGGAGGTGTTCCGTTTTATTGGTCTCAACTGAAACCGGGAATGAGTCTGGCACAGAACATCAACCAGTTATTTTTCTCAGAAGATGGCAATCTTCGTCACGAGTTTGATGACTTATACGACTCTTTGTTCAAACAGCCTAAGCCTTATCTCTCGATAGTAGATGCTTTGGCAACCAAGAAAGTCGGAATGACCCGAACAGAAATCTTACAAGCAACCAAGTTGACCGACAATGGCAAGTTGACGGAATACTTAGAGAACTTGGAATACTGCGGATTTATCCGAAAATATAATTGCATCGGAATGAAAGCTAAGAATGCCTTGTTCCAGTTAATGGACAATTACACCTTATTTTATTATAAGTTTATCAAGGACAGCTATATCAATGACGCACAATATTGGACCAAGATTACCGGCAAACCCGAGTACAACACGTGGTGCGGTTTGGCTTTTGAACGAGTATGCCTACAGCATGTGGAGCAAATCAAGACAAAGCTAGGCATTCAAGGAGTTATCACCACGGTTTATTCTTGGAGTGTAGCTGGGAGCAAGGATAAGCCGGGAGCACAGATTGACTTGCTGATAGACAGGAGCGATGATGTCATCAATCTCTGTGAAATCAAATACTCCAAGGCTCCATTTCAGATAACTAATACGATAGATGCGAGTTTACAAAACAAGCGAGAGCGTTTCATCCAAGAAACTGGCACCGAAAAAGCCGTACATCTTACAATGATTACGACCATGGGATTATCCGACAATCCTTATGCCTGGGATGTTCAGTCGGTAGTAACAATGGACGACTTGTTTGTTCTCTAA
- a CDS encoding lipocalin family protein gives MKKLHFSLLAILFALFAMVSFTACSSDDEDTPSPEDVQTNIIGMWQPTHVTGYDWDENDKPAKVDQDIDIDDAISFEFKQGGTFNEYIWTGNKWKIECSGEAYTISGNKLTTYEEDGINVLDVYTIQSINSTTMVLKYNLDGNASYPSTITFKKIK, from the coding sequence ATGAAAAAGTTACATTTTTCTCTTTTGGCGATTCTTTTCGCCTTGTTTGCAATGGTGTCCTTCACTGCTTGTTCTTCAGATGACGAAGACACGCCTTCCCCAGAAGATGTCCAGACAAACATCATTGGAATGTGGCAACCTACACATGTAACAGGCTATGACTGGGATGAAAATGACAAGCCTGCTAAAGTAGATCAGGACATAGACATTGATGATGCTATCTCTTTCGAATTCAAGCAAGGTGGCACTTTCAATGAGTATATTTGGACTGGAAACAAATGGAAAATAGAGTGTTCCGGAGAAGCCTATACTATCTCAGGCAACAAATTAACTACATACGAAGAAGATGGCATCAACGTTTTAGATGTTTATACCATCCAGAGTATTAATTCGACAACTATGGTTTTAAAATACAATCTGGATGGCAACGCCTCATATCCTAGTACTATCACATTCAAGAAGATTAAATAA
- a CDS encoding DUF6377 domain-containing protein: MKVVLWFLMMFMPLMANASSVNEEQLFHRLDSYIAQRSKFTQRKEAKLLRLKKQLYTTSDKRSQLRLYNQIYREYYTYRYDSAMTYAKKGYQLAVQLQDDYFINLNKINRAAVLSTGGFYSQAEDLMLAMDVEKMSPKLLQYYYYTLAWVYNYWESFCNKSEFQKGLVTKKRLYLGKTLEHIGNKESALYYYLSGEFEYLKQRTSKKTLQFYMKALSASPLNSRVHASSAYCIARYYYDTDQKDLYEKYIVEAAISDQICPLKENLALQEFSTYLYNKDASYAKRASKYIYCSMEDAQFYNNRLRMVEISRILPLITETNHQAEVRKNRIVTASLVIVSILSLGFLAMAFFAFKMNKRLAKSRREIKSQNTLLDELNQKLLNTNKRRETYMHLFMDISAVYIRKLDDYRKLVSRKIKAKQTADLLTAINSYKLAEEEAANFYIRFDKAFIDLYPNFVEEFNQLLLPEKQIVLPAPNSLTKELRIYALMRLGITDGQELATLLFYSTQTIYNYKAAIRKRAKDLTTFDAAINRLCNVIG, translated from the coding sequence ATGAAAGTAGTATTGTGGTTCTTAATGATGTTTATGCCATTAATGGCAAATGCTTCTTCCGTAAACGAGGAACAGCTGTTCCATCGTTTAGACAGTTACATCGCTCAGCGAAGCAAGTTTACCCAAAGAAAAGAAGCGAAACTGCTAAGACTCAAAAAGCAACTATACACAACTTCCGACAAGCGCAGCCAGCTTAGGCTCTATAACCAGATCTACAGGGAGTATTATACCTATCGTTACGACTCTGCCATGACCTATGCCAAGAAGGGCTACCAGCTGGCAGTACAACTTCAGGATGATTATTTCATCAACCTGAATAAAATCAATCGTGCGGCAGTGCTATCGACGGGTGGTTTCTACAGCCAGGCAGAAGACTTAATGCTTGCAATGGATGTGGAGAAAATGTCACCTAAATTATTGCAATACTATTATTATACCTTGGCTTGGGTATATAACTACTGGGAATCTTTTTGTAACAAGTCGGAATTTCAAAAAGGATTGGTAACCAAGAAACGTTTATATTTAGGCAAGACTCTTGAGCATATCGGCAACAAGGAATCCGCTCTTTATTACTATCTGTCAGGAGAGTTTGAATATCTTAAGCAGCGTACAAGCAAAAAAACACTTCAGTTCTACATGAAGGCACTTTCAGCCAGTCCTCTGAACAGCCGTGTGCATGCCTCATCGGCTTATTGCATTGCCCGCTATTATTATGATACCGACCAAAAGGATTTATACGAAAAGTATATTGTAGAAGCAGCCATTTCAGACCAGATATGTCCCCTGAAGGAGAATCTGGCCCTTCAGGAGTTTTCCACCTATCTATATAATAAGGATGCCTCCTATGCAAAGAGGGCTTCCAAATACATCTATTGCTCCATGGAGGATGCCCAATTCTACAACAACCGTCTCCGTATGGTTGAGATTTCACGCATACTTCCCCTTATCACAGAAACGAACCATCAGGCAGAAGTACGCAAGAACCGCATCGTAACAGCATCCCTCGTCATCGTGAGTATCCTATCGCTAGGATTCCTTGCCATGGCTTTCTTTGCGTTCAAGATGAACAAGCGTCTAGCCAAGAGCCGTAGGGAGATAAAAAGCCAAAATACACTCTTGGACGAACTGAACCAGAAACTGCTCAACACCAATAAGCGAAGAGAGACCTATATGCATTTATTCATGGACATCAGTGCCGTATATATCAGGAAACTGGATGATTATCGCAAATTGGTAAGCCGCAAAATCAAGGCAAAGCAAACTGCCGATCTTCTGACTGCCATCAACAGCTACAAGCTGGCAGAAGAAGAGGCAGCCAACTTCTATATTCGCTTCGACAAGGCATTCATTGACTTGTATCCGAATTTCGTGGAAGAGTTCAACCAACTGCTGTTGCCAGAAAAGCAGATTGTTCTCCCTGCCCCTAACAGTCTCACCAAGGAACTGCGTATCTATGCACTGATGCGACTGGGAATTACGGATGGTCAGGAACTGGCCACCCTCCTGTTCTATTCTACCCAAACTATCTATAATTACAAGGCAGCCATCAGAAAGCGAGCCAAAGACCTCACCACTTTTGATGCTGCCATCAACCGACTATGCAATGTGATAGGCTAA
- a CDS encoding TonB-dependent receptor codes for MALVAMSAASQVYALPSDDSENKEKKEERNVMLNASDANKPREIQIGLPSEDVTVYENGLPAVYSSSVHKLSAHWRSDASLKGTDLMTPSESAIATGNIAYAVSSFSELGQKEFKGKLNYKANHFGMQNVDFNLSGGIGDNWLYTASMYQNFDPGSFKLRFTDYADRTQLYHFGITRILNEGKGRVSLLYKYSNSKNPGNFANAAPFIYSGDGSIKKIDGFDPGRDSYVQRQGSFQYLNTKSGKMETWNMSDGSENHANEIALISQYQFDNGWLWKFNAKYMDAPRANYVDYGGSTISQVSEADGYQLSDGSAYSGYIEGRRTWLHVGKVSNALLTTEISKQLNNHKLMIGLNEWYYHLNYYSSSFQWAGTVEAYPRTLSQMYVNPLDPTQTAHRSETFGYNELSPEYTKGSENKLALYFTDEWKVTPKFKVFYGGRLEYYRMSAEQISTPRFSGFHMGNYNTYATAADGSVVATEHSIEAKNVTKDKLNYAATLQLTYNLTRQFGLTADATIATRFPRISEYAGTGPTEEQYKRVTIPLIRGGIFYKNDWIDLSSMVTYISKSNNIDQQNLTKPGTTEGKTVLLIYNIQTLGWTTSAEINPFKNFHMHALFTYQKPVYKNYNASVTFSDGQSMGVNANNMIVKEIPQVLIELDPKYDITKNLNAWLSFRYFGKTYANLQEALYFNGHWETFGGINWNVNKKLSLGVSVINIFNEKGAKGTISGSELITKQEAGKYDGKYMSGSYLRPFTVEFSAGIKF; via the coding sequence ATGGCTTTGGTAGCGATGTCAGCTGCAAGCCAAGTGTATGCACTTCCTTCTGACGATTCTGAAAACAAGGAGAAAAAGGAAGAGCGTAATGTGATGCTCAACGCATCTGATGCCAACAAGCCTCGTGAAATCCAGATAGGATTGCCAAGCGAGGATGTAACCGTATATGAGAACGGTCTTCCTGCCGTTTACTCTTCTTCCGTACACAAACTCTCTGCCCATTGGCGAAGCGATGCCTCACTGAAAGGTACCGACTTGATGACTCCATCTGAGTCTGCCATTGCTACTGGTAATATTGCGTACGCTGTTTCTTCTTTCAGCGAGTTGGGACAGAAAGAGTTCAAGGGCAAGCTTAACTATAAGGCAAACCATTTTGGTATGCAGAATGTAGATTTCAACCTGTCTGGTGGAATCGGTGACAATTGGCTTTATACTGCCAGTATGTATCAGAATTTCGATCCAGGTAGTTTCAAGCTTCGCTTTACTGATTATGCCGACCGTACCCAACTTTATCATTTCGGTATCACTCGTATCTTGAATGAAGGAAAGGGACGTGTCTCCTTATTATATAAGTATTCCAACAGCAAGAACCCTGGCAATTTTGCCAATGCCGCACCATTTATCTATTCAGGCGACGGCAGTATCAAGAAGATTGATGGCTTTGATCCGGGTAGGGACTCATACGTGCAGCGTCAAGGTTCTTTCCAATACTTGAATACAAAGTCAGGAAAGATGGAGACATGGAATATGAGCGATGGCAGTGAGAATCATGCCAACGAAATTGCCCTCATCAGCCAGTATCAGTTTGATAATGGATGGTTGTGGAAATTCAACGCCAAGTATATGGATGCTCCACGTGCCAATTATGTGGATTACGGAGGAAGTACCATCTCTCAGGTGAGCGAGGCTGATGGCTATCAGCTTTCTGATGGATCTGCCTACAGTGGCTATATAGAAGGCCGTCGCACCTGGTTGCATGTTGGTAAGGTAAGCAATGCGCTTTTGACTACCGAAATCTCTAAGCAGTTGAACAACCATAAGTTAATGATTGGTTTGAACGAGTGGTATTACCATCTCAATTACTATTCATCTTCGTTCCAGTGGGCAGGCACCGTAGAAGCTTATCCACGCACATTGAGCCAGATGTATGTCAATCCGCTTGATCCTACACAGACAGCTCATCGTTCTGAGACTTTCGGTTATAATGAGTTGAGTCCAGAATATACCAAGGGATCAGAGAACAAGTTAGCACTCTACTTTACCGACGAATGGAAGGTAACTCCTAAGTTCAAGGTGTTCTATGGTGGTAGATTGGAGTACTACCGCATGTCTGCCGAGCAGATTTCTACTCCACGTTTCTCAGGATTCCACATGGGCAACTATAATACATACGCCACAGCTGCTGATGGTTCTGTTGTTGCTACCGAGCACAGCATCGAAGCAAAGAACGTAACCAAGGATAAATTGAATTATGCAGCCACCTTGCAGTTGACGTATAACCTTACCCGCCAGTTTGGTCTGACAGCCGATGCTACCATCGCCACCCGTTTCCCACGCATCAGCGAGTATGCAGGAACAGGTCCTACCGAGGAGCAGTATAAGCGAGTAACCATCCCACTGATTCGTGGTGGTATTTTCTACAAGAATGATTGGATTGACCTTTCTTCAATGGTGACCTACATTTCAAAGTCGAACAATATCGACCAGCAGAATCTTACCAAGCCTGGTACTACAGAGGGCAAGACCGTGTTGCTCATCTATAATATCCAGACTTTGGGTTGGACAACCTCGGCAGAAATCAATCCGTTCAAGAACTTCCACATGCATGCACTCTTCACCTATCAGAAGCCGGTGTATAAGAACTATAATGCGAGCGTAACGTTCAGTGACGGTCAGTCTATGGGTGTGAATGCCAACAATATGATTGTCAAGGAGATTCCTCAGGTTCTTATCGAGTTGGACCCTAAGTATGATATCACCAAGAATCTGAATGCCTGGTTGAGCTTCCGTTACTTCGGTAAGACCTATGCCAACCTTCAGGAGGCACTCTACTTCAATGGTCACTGGGAGACTTTCGGTGGAATCAACTGGAATGTGAACAAGAAACTGAGCCTTGGCGTGAGTGTCATCAATATCTTTAACGAGAAGGGTGCCAAGGGTACCATTAGTGGCTCTGAGCTGATTACCAAGCAGGAAGCTGGCAAATATGACGGCAAGTACATGAGTGGTAGCTATCTCCGTCCGTTCACGGTGGAATTCTCTGCAGGAATCAAATTCTAA